In a single window of the Nocardiopsis composta genome:
- the paaN gene encoding phenylacetic acid degradation protein PaaN, whose translation MAPSELYERHRATLESAVEAIRGRHYWSPYPESPSPKVYGEGAAAAGEAAFQAYLGKDFPLDQVGADDRIITERSPYGLPLGVGYPRAGADELIAASAAAGRSWARTDPDERAGVCLEILDRINKRSFEMAHAVQHTSGQAFVMAFQAGGPHAQERGLEAVAYAHDMITGYGRTVRWEKPQRRGEPLVMEKRFRAVPRGIGLVIGCNTFPTWNAYPAVFADLATGNTVIVKPHPNAVLPLAITAAVAREVLAENGHDPDTVLLAAERAEDRIAADLALRPEVRIVDFTGSTEFGDWLEANARQAAVFTEKAGVNAVVVDSTDAYRAMLGNLAFSLSLYSGQMCTTPQNIFVPREGIDTDEGRKTAEEFGADLAGAVTRLLSDPAKATGFLGAIANRGVLDRLSGAAALGEPVLEPAEVVHPDYAEATVRTPAVVRLEADRRDVYGREHFGPISFLIGTAGTEESLRLLRETVAERGALTASVYSTSPEVLEAAEEAAADAGVNLSENLTGQVFVNQSAAFSDYHGTGANPAATSSLTDPAFIAGRFSFIQSRRHA comes from the coding sequence ATGGCCCCCTCCGAGCTGTACGAGCGGCACCGCGCGACCCTGGAGTCGGCGGTCGAGGCGATCCGCGGCCGCCACTACTGGTCCCCCTACCCCGAATCGCCCAGCCCCAAGGTGTACGGGGAGGGCGCGGCCGCCGCCGGCGAGGCCGCCTTCCAGGCCTACCTCGGCAAGGACTTCCCGCTGGACCAGGTGGGCGCCGACGACCGGATCATCACCGAGCGCTCGCCCTACGGGCTGCCGCTGGGGGTGGGCTACCCGCGGGCCGGCGCCGACGAGCTGATCGCCGCCTCCGCGGCGGCCGGCCGCTCCTGGGCGCGCACCGACCCCGACGAGCGGGCCGGCGTCTGCCTGGAGATCCTGGACCGGATCAACAAGCGCAGCTTCGAGATGGCGCACGCGGTGCAGCACACCAGCGGCCAGGCGTTCGTGATGGCCTTCCAGGCCGGCGGCCCGCACGCCCAGGAGCGCGGCCTGGAGGCGGTGGCCTACGCGCACGACATGATCACCGGCTACGGCCGGACCGTGCGCTGGGAGAAGCCGCAGCGCCGCGGCGAGCCGCTGGTGATGGAGAAGCGGTTCCGCGCCGTGCCGCGCGGCATCGGCCTGGTCATCGGCTGCAACACCTTCCCCACCTGGAACGCCTACCCGGCGGTCTTCGCCGACCTGGCCACCGGCAACACCGTGATCGTCAAGCCGCACCCGAACGCGGTGCTGCCGCTGGCGATCACCGCGGCCGTCGCCCGCGAGGTGCTCGCCGAGAACGGGCACGACCCGGACACCGTGCTGCTGGCCGCCGAGCGCGCCGAGGACCGGATCGCCGCCGACCTGGCGCTCCGCCCCGAGGTGCGGATCGTCGACTTCACCGGCTCCACCGAGTTCGGCGACTGGCTGGAGGCCAACGCCCGCCAGGCCGCGGTCTTCACCGAGAAGGCCGGGGTGAACGCGGTGGTCGTCGACTCCACCGACGCCTACCGGGCGATGCTGGGCAACCTGGCGTTCTCGCTCTCGCTGTACAGCGGGCAGATGTGCACCACCCCGCAGAACATCTTCGTGCCGCGGGAGGGCATCGACACCGACGAGGGCCGCAAGACCGCCGAGGAGTTCGGCGCCGACCTGGCCGGCGCGGTCACCAGGCTGCTCTCCGACCCGGCCAAGGCCACCGGCTTCCTCGGCGCGATCGCCAACCGGGGCGTGCTGGACCGGCTGTCCGGCGCCGCCGCGCTCGGCGAACCGGTGCTGGAGCCGGCCGAGGTGGTCCACCCCGACTACGCGGAGGCGACGGTGCGCACCCCGGCGGTGGTCCGGCTGGAGGCCGACCGGCGCGACGTCTACGGGCGCGAGCACTTCGGGCCGATCTCGTTCCTGATCGGCACCGCCGGGACCGAGGAGTCGCTGCGGCTGCTCCGGGAGACCGTCGCCGAGCGCGGCGCGCTGACCGCCTCGGTCTACTCCACCTCCCCGGAGGTGCTGGAGGCCGCCGAGGAGGCGGCCGCCGACGCCGGGGTGAACCTGTCGGAGAACCTGACCGGCCAGGTCTTCGTCAACCAGTCCGCGGCGTTCAGCGACTACCACGGCACCGGCGCCAACCCGGCGGCCACCTCCTCGCTGACCGACCCGGCGTTCATCGCCGGCCGGTTCTCCTTCATCCAGTCCCGCCGGCACGCCTGA
- the paaA gene encoding 1,2-phenylacetyl-CoA epoxidase subunit PaaA, producing the protein MTTEAPAAPGVHDAQQRFDAMIAADERIEPRDWMPDGYRRTLIRQIAQHAHSEIIGMQPEGNWITRAPSLKRKAVLIAKVQDEAGHGLYLYSAAETLGVSREELLDLLHEGRQRYSSIFNYPTLTWADVGAIGWLVDGAAITNQVPLCRCSYGPYARAMVRICKEESFHQRQGFDALYVLARGAEAQRRMAQDAVDRWYWPSLMMFGPPDTESAHSEQSMAWNIKRFSNDELRQRFVDIIVPQAEALGLTLPDPDIAWNAERGHYDFGTPDWDEFKQVLKGSGPCNRQRLEHRRKAHADGAWVREAAQAHAAKQAARRAAGDREAA; encoded by the coding sequence ATGACGACGGAAGCGCCCGCCGCCCCCGGGGTGCACGACGCCCAGCAGCGCTTCGACGCGATGATCGCCGCCGACGAGCGCATCGAACCCCGCGACTGGATGCCGGACGGCTACCGCCGCACCCTGATCCGGCAGATCGCCCAGCACGCCCACTCCGAGATCATCGGCATGCAGCCGGAGGGCAACTGGATCACCCGCGCCCCCTCGCTCAAGCGCAAGGCGGTGCTCATCGCCAAGGTCCAGGACGAGGCCGGGCACGGCCTCTACCTGTACAGCGCCGCCGAGACCCTCGGCGTCTCCCGCGAGGAGCTCCTCGACCTGCTGCACGAGGGCCGCCAGCGGTACTCCTCGATCTTCAACTACCCCACCCTGACCTGGGCCGACGTCGGCGCCATCGGGTGGCTGGTGGACGGCGCGGCGATCACCAACCAGGTGCCGCTGTGCCGCTGCTCCTACGGGCCCTACGCCCGCGCCATGGTGCGCATCTGCAAGGAGGAGAGCTTCCACCAGCGGCAGGGCTTCGACGCGCTGTACGTGCTGGCCCGCGGCGCCGAGGCGCAGCGCCGGATGGCCCAGGACGCGGTGGACCGCTGGTACTGGCCCTCGCTGATGATGTTCGGCCCGCCCGACACCGAGTCGGCCCACTCCGAGCAGTCCATGGCCTGGAACATCAAGCGGTTCTCCAACGACGAGCTGCGCCAGCGCTTCGTCGACATCATCGTGCCGCAGGCCGAGGCGCTCGGGCTCACCCTGCCCGACCCGGACATCGCCTGGAACGCCGAGCGCGGCCACTACGACTTCGGCACCCCCGACTGGGACGAGTTCAAGCAGGTCCTCAAGGGCAGCGGGCCGTGCAACCGGCAGCGCCTGGAGCACCGCCGCAAGGCGCACGCCGACGGCGCCTGGGTGCGCGAGGCGGCGCAGGCGCACGCCGCCAAGCAGGCCGCGCGCCGCGCGGCCGGAGACCGGGAAGCGGCCTGA
- the paaB gene encoding 1,2-phenylacetyl-CoA epoxidase subunit PaaB yields MTDWPLWEVFVRARRGLSHVHVGSLHAADAEHALRNARDLYTRRQEGVSVWVVPAARITASAPEDRGSFYDPAEDKVYRHPTFYPVPEGVEHL; encoded by the coding sequence ATGACCGACTGGCCCCTGTGGGAGGTCTTCGTCCGGGCGCGGCGCGGACTGTCCCACGTGCACGTCGGCAGCCTGCACGCGGCCGACGCCGAGCACGCCCTGCGCAACGCGCGCGACCTGTACACCCGCCGGCAGGAGGGGGTGAGCGTGTGGGTGGTCCCCGCCGCGCGGATCACCGCCTCCGCCCCGGAGGACCGCGGGTCCTTCTACGACCCGGCCGAGGACAAGGTGTACCGGCATCCCACCTTCTACCCGGTGCCGGAGGGGGTGGAGCACCTGTGA
- the paaC gene encoding 1,2-phenylacetyl-CoA epoxidase subunit PaaC, with translation MSGNENGAPQAEADTATAAYALRLGDDALIASQRLAELAARGPQLEEDVALANIALDLLGQARALLTYAGRLEEQLTGVLRTEDDLAFLRDEQQFCNARLVELPNTDFAHTVARQLLFSGYALELYTALQDSADETIAGVAGKAVKEVAYHRDHAAQWTVRLGDGTEESSERMTAALEACWPYTGELFTPDAVTRTVAAAGVGADPAGLRPGWDAFVDGVLAEAGLHRPEAAPITGPAGLGGRQGVHTEHLGYLLAEMQHIHRSHPGATW, from the coding sequence GTGAGCGGCAACGAGAACGGCGCCCCCCAGGCCGAGGCGGACACCGCCACCGCCGCCTACGCGCTCCGCCTCGGCGACGACGCGCTGATCGCCTCCCAGCGCCTGGCCGAGCTGGCCGCGCGCGGCCCCCAGCTGGAGGAGGACGTCGCGCTCGCCAACATCGCCCTGGACCTGCTCGGCCAGGCGCGCGCCCTGCTCACCTACGCGGGCCGGCTGGAGGAGCAGCTCACCGGGGTGCTGCGCACCGAGGACGACCTGGCGTTCCTCCGCGACGAGCAGCAGTTCTGCAACGCCCGGCTGGTGGAGCTGCCCAACACCGACTTCGCGCACACCGTCGCCCGCCAGCTGCTGTTCTCCGGCTACGCCCTGGAGCTGTACACCGCGCTGCAGGACTCGGCCGACGAGACCATCGCCGGGGTGGCGGGCAAGGCGGTCAAGGAGGTCGCCTACCACCGCGACCACGCCGCGCAGTGGACGGTCCGGCTCGGCGACGGCACCGAGGAGAGCAGCGAGCGGATGACCGCCGCGCTGGAGGCCTGCTGGCCCTACACCGGCGAGCTGTTCACCCCGGACGCGGTCACCCGCACCGTGGCCGCGGCCGGCGTCGGCGCCGACCCGGCCGGGCTACGCCCCGGCTGGGACGCGTTCGTCGACGGCGTCCTCGCCGAAGCCGGGCTGCACCGCCCGGAGGCCGCCCCGATCACCGGCCCGGCCGGCCTCGGCGGCCGCCAGGGCGTGCACACCGAGCACCTCGGCTACCTGCTCGCCGAGATGCAGCACATCCACCGCTCCCACCCGGGGGCGACATGGTGA
- the paaD gene encoding 1,2-phenylacetyl-CoA epoxidase subunit PaaD, whose amino-acid sequence MAEVERIAAAVPDPEMPMLTLEDLGILRAVRRGGDGRPVVEITPTYSGCPAMDAIRDDVRGRLAAHGHGDAEVRTVLSPPWSTDLITEEGRRKLAEHGIAPPTGRAPAAGAVVVPLSVRCPRCGSMRTRELSRFGSTACKALRVCDACREPFDHVKPF is encoded by the coding sequence CTGGCCGAGGTCGAGCGGATCGCCGCGGCCGTCCCCGACCCGGAGATGCCCATGCTCACCCTGGAGGACCTGGGCATCCTGCGCGCCGTCCGGCGCGGTGGCGACGGCCGGCCGGTCGTGGAGATCACCCCGACCTACTCCGGGTGCCCGGCGATGGACGCCATCCGGGACGACGTCCGCGGCCGGCTCGCCGCGCACGGGCACGGCGACGCCGAGGTGCGCACGGTGCTCTCCCCGCCCTGGTCCACCGACCTGATCACCGAGGAGGGCCGGCGCAAGCTCGCCGAGCACGGCATCGCCCCGCCGACCGGGCGGGCCCCCGCCGCCGGCGCGGTCGTGGTGCCGCTGTCGGTGCGCTGCCCGCGCTGCGGGTCGATGCGGACCCGCGAACTCAGCCGCTTCGGTTCCACCGCGTGCAAGGCCCTGCGGGTCTGCGACGCCTGCCGCGAGCCGTTCGACCACGTCAAACCGTTCTAG
- the paaE gene encoding 1,2-phenylacetyl-CoA epoxidase subunit PaaE, with translation MTAATRERGAVPARRRGVFHPLTVASVERLTDDAVAVTFDVPPELAEEFRFEQGQHITVRRVSGGEEVRRNYSICSPAPDGPLRIGVKRLEGGAFSAFANDELKPGDTVDVMPPLGRFNVPLRPEEARTHVAIAAGSGITPVLSLIATTLRDEPESTFTLVYANRTARDVMFLEELSDLKDVHPARFQLLNVLSREQGEAPLTSGRVDREKLGALLTAIGPAAGVAHWYLCGPLELVDAVRTDLAGRGVPAERIHFELFHVEEGAPPPRRRGKSESAASTRLAFTLDGRTTTVDTDPDEPLLTAALRVRADAPYACRGGVCGTCRARLCEGTVDMPRNYALEPAELAAGYILTCQSRPTSESVTVDYDA, from the coding sequence ATGACCGCAGCAACCCGGGAGCGCGGCGCCGTGCCCGCCCGCCGCAGGGGCGTCTTCCACCCGCTGACCGTCGCCTCGGTCGAGCGGCTGACCGACGACGCCGTCGCCGTCACCTTCGACGTCCCGCCCGAGCTCGCCGAGGAGTTCCGGTTCGAGCAGGGCCAGCACATCACGGTGCGCCGGGTGTCCGGCGGCGAGGAGGTGCGGCGCAACTACTCGATCTGCTCGCCCGCGCCGGACGGGCCGCTGCGCATCGGGGTGAAGCGGCTGGAGGGCGGCGCGTTCTCCGCGTTCGCCAACGACGAGCTGAAGCCCGGCGACACGGTGGACGTCATGCCGCCGCTGGGCCGGTTCAACGTCCCGCTCCGCCCGGAGGAGGCGCGCACCCACGTCGCGATCGCCGCGGGCAGCGGCATCACCCCGGTCCTCTCGCTCATCGCCACCACCCTGCGCGACGAGCCGGAGAGCACCTTCACCCTGGTCTACGCCAACCGCACCGCCCGGGACGTGATGTTCCTGGAGGAGCTGAGCGACCTGAAGGACGTCCACCCGGCCCGGTTCCAGCTGCTCAACGTGCTCAGCCGGGAGCAGGGCGAGGCCCCGCTGACCAGCGGCCGCGTCGACCGGGAGAAGCTGGGCGCGCTGCTCACCGCGATCGGCCCGGCCGCCGGCGTCGCGCACTGGTACCTGTGCGGCCCGCTGGAGCTGGTCGACGCGGTCCGCACCGACCTCGCCGGGCGCGGCGTCCCCGCCGAGCGTATCCACTTCGAGCTCTTCCACGTCGAGGAGGGCGCCCCGCCGCCGCGCCGCCGGGGGAAGAGCGAGTCCGCCGCCTCCACCCGGCTCGCCTTCACCCTGGACGGCCGCACCACCACCGTCGACACCGACCCCGACGAGCCGCTGCTCACCGCCGCGCTGCGGGTCCGCGCCGACGCCCCCTACGCCTGCCGCGGCGGGGTCTGCGGCACCTGCCGCGCCCGGCTCTGCGAGGGGACCGTCGACATGCCCCGCAACTACGCCCTGGAGCCGGCGGAGCTGGCGGCCGGCTACATCCTCACCTGCCAGTCCCGCCCGACCTCGGAGTCGGTCACCGTGGACTACGACGCCTGA
- a CDS encoding alanyl-tRNA editing protein yields the protein MGVPGTRGAPPPEIEKSELFAVDAYRRSFDSTVLAVDREQNRVALARTAFYPGGGGQPHDVGTLRWDGGSARVTRVKRDAGRIWHWLDAEDPSSAEASRAPLPSASTEVLGELDWERRHTLMRTHTALHILCGVIWSEYRIAVTGGNMEPGRGRLDFPLDHIDTGLGRRVERRINEEVDRAREVLVDFLDRSEADLDPALIRTAVGLIPREIDPLRVIDIVGLDKQADGGTHVADTAEVGRVAVTGTSSKGRSNKRIRIELRDPPAPG from the coding sequence ATGGGTGTTCCAGGGACGCGGGGGGCGCCTCCCCCGGAGATCGAGAAGAGCGAGCTGTTCGCCGTCGACGCCTACCGCAGGTCGTTCGATAGCACCGTGCTCGCGGTCGACCGCGAGCAGAACCGGGTGGCGCTGGCCCGCACCGCGTTCTACCCGGGCGGCGGGGGCCAGCCGCACGATGTGGGCACGCTGCGCTGGGACGGCGGGTCGGCCCGGGTGACCAGGGTGAAGCGGGACGCCGGGCGGATCTGGCACTGGCTGGACGCCGAGGATCCGTCCTCGGCGGAGGCTTCCCGGGCCCCGCTGCCCTCCGCCTCGACCGAGGTCCTCGGCGAGCTCGACTGGGAGCGCCGGCACACGCTGATGCGCACGCACACCGCCCTGCACATCCTGTGCGGGGTGATCTGGTCGGAGTACCGGATCGCCGTCACCGGCGGCAACATGGAGCCGGGCCGCGGCCGGCTGGACTTCCCGCTCGACCACATCGACACCGGGCTCGGGCGGCGGGTGGAGCGCCGGATCAACGAGGAGGTCGACCGGGCCCGCGAGGTGCTGGTCGACTTCCTGGACCGCTCCGAGGCCGACCTCGACCCGGCGCTGATCCGCACCGCGGTCGGCCTCATCCCGCGGGAGATCGACCCGCTGCGGGTGATCGACATCGTCGGCCTGGACAAGCAGGCCGACGGCGGCACGCACGTCGCCGACACCGCTGAGGTGGGCCGGGTCGCCGTCACCGGCACCTCCTCCAAGGGCAGGAGCAACAAGCGCATCCGGATCGAACTCCGCGACCCGCCGGCCCCGGGGTGA